A window from Telopea speciosissima isolate NSW1024214 ecotype Mountain lineage chromosome 8, Tspe_v1, whole genome shotgun sequence encodes these proteins:
- the LOC122671084 gene encoding LIM domain-containing protein WLIM1-like isoform X1, protein MVTFGGTTQKCKACDKTVYLVDQLTADNKVYHKACFRCHHCKGTLKLGNYSSFEGVLYCKPHFDQLFKMTGSLDKSFEGAPKNLRSHEPVNVNNRVSSLFAGTKDKCVTCKKTVYPIEKVAVDGSSYHRACFKCCHGGCVINPSNYIAHEHRLYCKHHHSQLFKEKGNFSQLNKHEQIKGVKEKVSA, encoded by the exons ATGGTGACATTTGGAGGAACGACCCAGAAATGCAAGGCCTGTGACAAAACAGTTTACTTGGTAGATCAGCTTACAGCTGATAACAAAGTCTATCACAAGGCTTGCTTCCGATGCCACCACTGCAAGGGTACCCTCAAG CTTGGTAACTATTCCTCCTTTGAGGGTGTTCTGTACTGCAAGCCTCACTTTGACCAACTCTTTAAGATGACTGGCAGTTTGGATAAAAGTTTTGAAG GAGCtccaaaaaatctcagatctcaTGAACCG GTCAATGTCAACAATAGAGTTTCAAGTTTGTTTGCTGGAACTAAAGACAAATGTGTGACTTGCAAGAAAACTGTCTACCCAATTGAGAAG GTAGCTGTTGATGGCAGCTCATACCATAGGGCCTGTTTCAAGTGTTGCCATGGAGGCTGTGTGATCAATCCGTCTAACTATATTGCACATGAGCATAGACTTTATTGTAAGCACCACCATTCCCAGCTCTTCAAGGAGAAGGGGAATTTCAGCCAACTCAACAAGCATGAACAAATTAAAGGGGTGAAAGAGAAAGTGTCAGCTTGA
- the LOC122671083 gene encoding uncharacterized protein YuxK, with protein MTKMAMMMAMLRRDAWYSRTAFTTSYPETRIPSSLLSSLSLSTNAASNAGAHFSTEGILFADSLLPPKAATQSLLQPGVVIYDGVCHLCHSGVKWVIRVDKHRKIKFCCLQSKTAEPYLRLCGLDREDVLRRFVFIEGPGLYHQASTAALKVASHLPLPYSALSALLIIPTPLRDAIYDYIAKRRYNWFGKEEDCIVLQEQEMLERFIDREEIIYRNKTQL; from the exons ATGACGAAGATGGCGATGATGATGGCGATGCTGAGGAGAGACGCTTGGTATTCGAGGACGGCTTTCACAACCTCTTACCCCGAAACGAGAATCCCATCTTCTCTGCTTTCTTCGTTGTCTTTGTCCACTAACGCAGCTTCAAATGCTGGTGCTCATTTCTCAACCGAGGGCATTCTCTTCGCCGACTCCCTTCTGCCGCCAAAGGCGGCAACTCAATCCCTCCTTCAGCCAGGAGTCGTTATCTATGATGGGGTCTGTCATCTCTGCCACTCAG GTGTGAAGTGGGTGATCAGAGTCGACAAGCATAGGAAGATCAAGTTTTGTTGCCTTCAGTCCAAGACTGCTGAACCCTACTTAAGACTATGTGGTCTTGATCGTGAGGACGTTCTACGCCGTTTCGTGTTCATTGAAGGACCGGGTTTATACCATCAAGCATCTACTG CTGCACTGAAAGTTGCATCTCACCTTCCATTGCCCTACTCAGCTCTAAGTGCTCTGCTGATAATCCCCACTCCATTGAGGGATGCAATCTATGACTACATCGCTAAGAGACGCTACAACTGGTTcgggaaggaagaagattgcATAGTTTTGCAAGAGCAGGAGATGCTTGAACGTTTCATTGACAGGGAAGAAATAATATATAGGAATAAAACGCAGTTATAA
- the LOC122671081 gene encoding uncharacterized protein LOC122671081: MKMLGVGAFRLPCESSPALATIPQILTASSLSVPCRTFKTNLLFPHSNSCSTFLFLQGQPGFSLSASKKRTGKNNILLETDGHEEEEEDEDEEADEGEVFVPFANMNKWIQNKPPGFGEGKMYHTSIEDELLEEMEQSRRAQLANINNLKNNPPNSKSEKQPNMNEAPEVVPSGIRVRVGNLPKKKNIHRDLKLAFQGFPGILNISPAVSGNKKTKDPICKGFAFVDLDSEEAASRFIRKYGRQSLPFGKIQKQITCEMINPSHTLDNAFEQSLNGSSASISELTLPSLEENPVTDSDVDNLSMDFSELTTFDESAGPRDQIMPVDWEETIWEPNDISGMKVTTELVNEVVSSKQQQKSRAVQKKKTVKTKSAKVPKLNIPGSAKRLKIKEKAVLTGVFTKYGVKSPS, from the exons ATGAAGATGTTGGGCGTGGGAGCCTTTCGACTACCTTGCGAATCTTCTCCAGCTCTCGCCACAATCCCTCAAATTCTCACGGCTTCCTCTCTTTCAGTTCCGTGCAGAACCTTCAAAACCAACTTGCTCTTTCCCCATTCAAATTCTTGTTCTACTTTTCTATTCTTACAG GGACAACCTGGATTTTCTCTTTCTGCTTCCAAGAAGCGTACAGGCAAGAACAATATCCTCTTGGAAACAGATGGgcatgaggaggaggaggaggacgagGACGAGGAGGCGGACGAGGGAGAGGTGTTTGTGCCTTTTGCGAATATGAATAAGTGGATTCAGAACAAGCCACCTGGATTTGGAGAAGGGAAAATGTATCATACTTCTATTGAGGATGAACTGCTTGAAGAAATGGAGCAGAGTAGAAGGGCTCAGCTTGCAAATATCAATAACCTAAAAAACAATCCTCCAAACTCCAAATCTGAGAAGCAGCCGAACATGAATGAAG CCCCTGAAGTTGTTCCAAGTGGAATTCGGGTTCGTGTTGGGAACCTCCCCAAGAAGAAAAACATCCACAGAGATCTGAAGTTGGCATTTCAGGGGTTCCCAGGAATACTTAATATAAGCCCAGCTGTTTCTGGAAATAAAAAGACCAAGGACCCTATTTGCAAGGGCTTTGCTTTTGTTGACCTTGACTCTGAAGAGGCTGCATCTAG ATTCATACGCAAATATGGCAGACAAAGTTTACCTTTTGGCAAGATTCAGAAGCAGATAACCTGTGAGATGATAAATCCAAGCCACACCCTTGACAATGCTTTTGAACAATCTCTGAATGGCTCTAGTGCATCCATATCCGAACTTACTCTTCCCAGTTTAGAAGAAAACCCAGTTACGGATTCTGATGTAGATAACCTTTCCATGGATTTTTCGGAACTGACCACCTTTGATGAATCTGCTGGCCCTAGGGACCAGATTATGCCAGTGGACTGGGAAGAAACCATATGGGAACCAAATGACATCAGTGGCATGAAAGTAACAACCGAGCTTGTCAATGAGGTAGTGTCCTCAAAGCAACAACAGAAGAGTCGGGCAgtacagaagaagaaaactgtCAAAACAAAATCAGCAAAGGTCCCAAAGTTGAACATTCCAGGGTCTGCGAAAAG ATTGAAGATTAAGGAGAAGGCTGTTCTAACAGGGGTGTTCACCAAGTATGGAGTAAAATCTCCATCATGA